A window from Gossypium raimondii isolate GPD5lz chromosome 7, ASM2569854v1, whole genome shotgun sequence encodes these proteins:
- the LOC105797129 gene encoding DEAD-box ATP-dependent RNA helicase 8, with translation MNSRGRYPPPGIGVGRGGGVNANPSFQSRPSQQHYVQRNLVHNQQHFQQHNQQHFQQQQQHQQQQQWLRRNQLPSGNDSSVIDEVEKTVQSEAVDSSSQDWKARLKIPPADTRYKTEDVTATKGNEFEDYFLKRELLMGIYEKGFERPSPIQEESIPIALTGSDILARAKNGTGKTAAFCIPALEKIDQDNNVIQVVILVPTRELALQTSQVCKELGKHLQIQVMVTTGGTSLKDDIMRLYQPVHLLVGTPGRILDLAKKGVCILKDCSMLIMDEADKLLSPEFQPSIEQLIRFLPATRQILLFSATFPVTVKDFKDRYLQKPYIINLMDELTLKGITQYYAFVEERQKVHCLNTLFSKLQINQSIIFCNSVNRVELLAKKITELGYSCFYIHAKMLQDHRNRVFHDFRNGACRNLVCTDLFTRGIDIQAVNVVINFDFPKNSETYLHRVGRSGRFGHLGLAVNLITYEDRFNLYRIEQELGTEIKQIPPHIDQAIYCR, from the exons ATGAATAGTAGAGGGAGGTATCCACCACCGGGGATCGGCGTTGGCCGGGGGGGCGGAGTGAATGCTAACCCTAGTTTTCAGTCCAGGCCGTCGCAGCAACACTACGTGCAGAGGAATTTGGTTCATAATCAGCAGCATTTTCAACAACACAATCAGCAGCattttcaacaacaacaacagcatcaacaacaacagcaGTGGCTCAGGCGTAACCAGTTACCCAGCGGCAATGACTCCAGTGTCATCGATGAGGTCGAAAAGACCGTTCAATCGGAAGCCGTTGACTCGAG TTCACAAGATTGGAAGGCCAGGCTAAAGATACCACCAGCAGATACCCGCTACAAAACAGAG GATGTGACAGCTACTAAAGGAAATGAATTTGAGGACTATTTTCTGAAACGTGAACTTCTTATGGGAATATATGAGAAGGGTTTTGAAAGACCATCTCCTATTCAGGAAGAGAGTATTCCCATTGCTTTGACCGGAAGTGATATTCTTGCCAGAGCCAAAAATGGAACTGGAAAGACAGCAGCATTTTGCATTCCCGCCTTGGAAAAAATTGACCAAGATAACAATGTTATTCAAG TTGTTATACTTGTTCCAACTCGAGAACTGGCTTTGCAGACATCACAAGTGTGCAAGGAGCTTGGGAAGCATTTACAAATTCAAGTCATGGTCACCACGGGAGGCACCAGTCTCAAGGATGATATTATGCGATTGTATCAACCAGTCCATTTGTTGGTTGGAACGCCTGGCAGAATTCTAGACCTTGCTAAAAAGGGTGTTTGCATTTTGAAAGATTGTTCAATGCTTATAATGGATGAA GCAGATAAACTTTTGTCTCCAGAGTTTCAACCTTCTATAGAGCAGCTGATACGTTTTCTTCCTGCAACTCgtcaaattttgttgttttctgcCACATTCCCTGTTACTGTTAAGGACTTTAAAGACAGATACCTACAGAAGCCTTATATTATTAATCTAATGGATGAGCTTACCCTGAAGGGTATTACACAATATTATGCTTTTGTGGAAGAAAGACAGAAAGTCCACTGCCTAAATACTCTTTTCTCTAAG cTGCAAATAAACCAATCAATCATTTTCTGCAATTCGGTAAATCGGGTGGAACTGTTGGCCAAGAAAATTACAGAACTTGGCTACTCTTGCTTTTATATCCATGCAAAGATGCTTCAGGACCATCGTAACAGAGTATTTCATGATTTCCGTAACGGCGCATGCAGAAATCTTGTTTGTACTG ATCTTTTTACAAGGGGTATAGATATCCAAGCTGTGAATGTTGTTATTAACTTTGACTTCCCCAAGAACTCTGAAACATACCTCCATAGG GTTGGTCGATCAGGAAGGTTTGGTCATCTTGGATTAGCTGTGAATTTGATCACTTATGAAGACCGCTTTAACTT GTATAGGATTGAACAAGAGCTTGGGACCGAAATTAAGCAAATTCCTCCACATATCGATCAGGCTATTTACTGCCGGTGA